In Streptococcus sp. SN-1, a single genomic region encodes these proteins:
- a CDS encoding serine hydrolase: MRKFLIILLLPSFLTISKVVSTEKEVVYTSKEIYYLSQSDFGIYFREKLSFPMVYGEVPVYANEDLVVESGKLTPKTSFQITEWRLNKQGIPVFKLSNHQFIAADKRFLYDQSEVTPTIKKVWLESDFKLYNSPYDLKEVKSSLSAYSQVSIDKTMFVEGREFLHIDQVGWVAKESTSEEDNRMSKVQEMLSEKYQKDSFSIYVKQLTTGKEAGINQDEKMYAASVLKLPYLYYAQEKINEGLYQLDTTVKYVSEVNDFPGSYKPEGSGSLPKKEDNKEYSLKDLITKVSKESDNVAHNILGYYISNQSDATFKSKMSAIMGDDWDPKEKLISSKMAGKVMEAIYNQNGFVLESLTKTDFDNQRIAKGVSVKVAHKIGDADEFKHDTGVVYADSPFILSIFTKNSDYDTISQISKDVYEVLK; encoded by the coding sequence ATGCGTAAATTCTTAATTATTTTGTTGCTACCAAGTTTTTTGACCATTTCAAAAGTCGTTAGCACAGAAAAAGAAGTCGTCTATACTTCGAAAGAAATTTATTACCTTTCACAATCTGACTTTGGTATTTATTTTAGAGAAAAGCTAAGTTTTCCCATGGTTTATGGAGAGGTTCCTGTTTATGCGAATGAAGATTTAGTAGTGGAATCTGGAAAATTGACTCCCAAAACAAGTTTCCAAATAACCGAGTGGCGCTTAAATAAACAAGGAATTCCGGTATTTAAGCTATCAAATCATCAATTTATAGCTGCGGACAAACGATTTTTATATGATCAATCAGAGGTAACTCCAACAATAAAAAAAGTATGGTTAGAATCTGATTTTAAACTGTACAATAGTCCTTATGACTTAAAAGAAGTGAAATCATCCTTATCAGCTTATTCGCAAGTATCGATTGACAAGACCATGTTTGTAGAAGGAAGAGAATTTCTACATATTGATCAGGTTGGATGGGTAGCTAAAGAATCAACTTCTGAAGAAGACAATCGGATGAGTAAGGTCCAAGAAATGTTATCGGAAAAATATCAGAAGGATTCATTCTCTATTTATGTTAAGCAACTGACTACTGGAAAAGAAGCTGGTATCAATCAAGATGAAAAGATGTATGCAGCTAGTGTTTTGAAACTCCCTTATCTTTATTATGCGCAAGAAAAAATAAATGAGGGTCTTTATCAGTTAGATACGACTGTAAAATACGTATCTGAAGTCAATGATTTTCCAGGTTCTTATAAACCAGAGGGAAGTGGTAGTCTTCCTAAAAAAGAGGATAATAAAGAGTATTCTCTCAAGGACTTAATCACAAAAGTATCTAAAGAATCTGATAATGTAGCTCATAATATATTGGGTTATTACATTTCAAACCAATCTGATGCCACATTCAAATCCAAGATGTCTGCCATTATGGGAGATGATTGGGATCCAAAAGAAAAATTGATTTCTTCCAAGATGGCCGGGAAGGTCATGGAAGCTATTTATAATCAAAATGGATTTGTGCTAGAGTCTTTGACTAAAACAGATTTTGATAATCAGCGAATTGCCAAAGGTGTTTCTGTGAAGGTAGCTCATAAAATTGGGGATGCGGACGAATTTAAGCATGATACGGGTGTTGTCTACGCAGATTCTCCATTTATTCTTTCTATTTTCACTAAGAATTCTGATTATGATACAATTTCTCAGATATCCAAGGATGTTTATGAGGTTCTAAAATGA
- a CDS encoding SP_0009 family protein, with protein sequence MENLLDVIEQFLSLSDEKLEELADKNQLLRLQEEKERKNA encoded by the coding sequence ATGGAAAATTTACTAGACGTAATAGAGCAATTTTTGAGTTTATCAGATGAAAAGCTGGAAGAGTTGGCTGATAAAAATCAATTATTGCGTTTACAAGAAGAAAAGGAAAGGAAGAATGCGTAA
- a CDS encoding septum formation initiator family protein → MSKNIVQLNNSFIQNEYQRRRYLMKERQKRNRFMGWVLILIMLLFILPTFNLAQSYQQLLQRRQQLTDLQTQYQTLSDEKDKETAFATKLKDEDYAAKYTRAKYYYSKSREIVYTIPDLLQR, encoded by the coding sequence ATGTCTAAAAATATTGTACAATTGAATAATTCTTTTATTCAAAATGAATATCAACGTCGTCGCTACCTGATGAAAGAACGACAAAAACGGAATCGTTTTATGGGGTGGGTATTGATTTTGATTATGCTATTATTTATCTTGCCAACTTTTAATTTAGCGCAGAGTTATCAGCAATTACTCCAAAGACGTCAGCAATTAACAGACTTGCAAACTCAGTATCAAACTTTGAGCGATGAAAAGGATAAGGAGACAGCATTTGCTACCAAGTTGAAAGATGAGGATTATGCTGCCAAATATACACGAGCGAAGTACTATTATTCTAAGTCGAGGGAAATAGTTTATACGATTCCTGACTTACTTCAAAGGTGA
- a CDS encoding RNA-binding S4 domain-containing protein has translation MRLDKYLKVSRIIKRRTVAKEVADKGRIKVNGILAKSSTDLKVNDQVEIRFGNKLLLVKVLEMKDSTKKEDAAGMYEIISETRVEENV, from the coding sequence ATGAGATTAGACAAATATTTAAAAGTATCGCGAATTATCAAGCGTCGTACAGTCGCAAAAGAAGTAGCAGATAAAGGCAGAATCAAGGTGAATGGAATCTTGGCCAAAAGTTCAACGGATTTGAAAGTTAATGACCAAGTTGAAATTCGTTTTGGAAATAAGTTGCTACTTGTCAAAGTACTAGAGATGAAAGATAGTACAAAAAAAGAAGATGCAGCAGGCATGTATGAAATTATCAGTGAAACACGGGTAGAAGAAAATGTCTAA
- the mfd gene encoding transcription-repair coupling factor — MVTLLDLFSENDQIKKWHQNLTDKKRQLILGLSTSTKALAIASSLEKEDKIVLLTSTYGEAEGLVSDLISILGEELVYPFLVDDSPMVEFLMSSQEKIISRVEALRFLTDSSRRGILVCNIAASRLFLPSPTGFKESIIKIAVGEEYDQHALIHQLKEIGYRKVTQVQTQGEFSLRGDILDIFEISQLEPCRIEFFGDEVDGIRLFEVETQLSKENQTELTIFPASDIILREKDYQRGQSALEKQISKTLSPILKSYLEEILSSFHQKQIHSDSRKFLSLCYDKIWTVFDYIEKDTPIFFDDYQKLMNQYEVFERELAQYFTEELQNSKAFSEMKYFADTEQIYKKQSPVTFFSNLQKGLGNLKFDQIYQFNQYPMQEFFNQFSFLKEEIERYKKMDYTIILQSSNSMGSKTLEDVLEEYQIKLDSRDKSRICQESVNLIEGNLRHGFHFVDEKVLLITEHEIFQKKLKRRFRRQHVSNAERLKDYNELEKGDYVVHHIHGIGQYLGIETIEIKGIHRDYVSVQYQNGDQISIPVEQIHLLSKYISSDGKAPKLNKLNDGHFKKAKQKVKNQVEDIADDLIKLYSERSQLKGFAFSADDEDQHAFDDAFPYVETDDQLRSVEEIKRDMQTSQPMDRLLVGDVGFGKTEVAMRAAFKAVNDHKQVVVLVPTTVLAQQHYTNFKERFQNFAVNIDVLSRFRSKKEQTETLEKLKNGQVDILIGTHRVLSKDVVFADLGLMIIDEEQRFGVKHKETLKELKKQVDVLTLTATPIPRTLHMSMLGIRDLSVIETPPTNRYPVQTYVLEKKDSVIRDAVLREMERGGQVYYLYNKVDTIDQKVSELQELIPEASIGYVHGRMSEIQLENTLLDFIEGQYDILVTTTIIETGVDIPNANTLFIENADHMGLSTLYQLRGRVGRSNRIAYAYLMYRPEKSISEVSEKRLEAIKGFTELGSGFKIAMRDLSIRGAGNLLGKSQSGFIDSVGFELYSQLLEEAIAKRNGNANTNTRTKGNAELILQIDAYLPDTYISDQRHKIEIYKKIRQIDNRVNYEELQEELIDRFGEYPDVVAYLLEIGLVKSYLDKVFVQRVERKDNKITVQFEKVTQRLFLAQDYFKALSATNFKAGIAENKGLMELVFDVQNKKDYEILESLLIFGESLLEIKESKKENSI; from the coding sequence ATGGTGACCTTATTAGATTTATTCTCAGAAAATGATCAGATAAAAAAATGGCATCAAAATTTAACAGATAAGAAAAGACAACTAATACTAGGTTTATCAACGTCTACTAAGGCTCTTGCAATTGCAAGCAGTTTAGAAAAAGAAGATAAGATTGTTTTATTGACATCAACTTATGGAGAAGCAGAAGGACTTGTTAGTGATCTTATCTCTATCTTGGGTGAGGAACTTGTCTATCCATTTTTGGTAGATGACTCCCCTATGGTCGAGTTTTTGATGTCTTCACAAGAAAAAATCATTTCACGGGTTGAAGCCTTGCGTTTTTTGACTGATTCATCTAGGAGAGGGATTTTAGTTTGTAATATTGCAGCAAGTCGATTGTTTTTACCTTCTCCGACTGGATTTAAAGAAAGCATTATAAAAATTGCAGTTGGTGAAGAATATGACCAACACGCACTTATCCATCAGTTAAAAGAGATAGGCTATCGAAAAGTTACACAAGTACAAACTCAGGGCGAATTTAGTCTGCGAGGAGATATTTTAGATATTTTTGAAATATCCCAGTTAGAACCTTGCCGAATTGAGTTTTTTGGTGATGAAGTCGATGGTATTAGGTTATTTGAAGTCGAAACACAATTATCGAAAGAAAATCAGACAGAACTCACCATATTTCCAGCTAGCGACATAATTTTGAGAGAAAAGGATTATCAACGAGGTCAGTCAGCTTTAGAAAAACAAATTTCAAAGACTTTATCACCTATTTTAAAATCATACTTAGAAGAAATTCTTTCAAGTTTTCACCAAAAACAAATTCATTCTGATTCCAGGAAATTTTTATCTTTGTGTTATGACAAAATATGGACTGTTTTTGACTATATTGAAAAAGATACCCCAATATTCTTTGATGATTATCAAAAATTGATGAATCAGTATGAAGTCTTTGAAAGAGAATTAGCGCAATACTTTACAGAAGAGTTACAGAATAGTAAAGCATTTTCTGAGATGAAGTATTTTGCTGATACAGAGCAAATCTATAAAAAACAGAGTCCGGTTACCTTTTTCTCTAATCTGCAAAAGGGGTTAGGAAATCTCAAGTTTGACCAAATTTATCAATTTAATCAATATCCTATGCAGGAGTTTTTCAATCAATTTTCTTTTTTAAAAGAAGAAATTGAACGATATAAAAAAATGGATTACACCATTATTCTGCAGTCTAGCAATTCAATGGGAAGTAAAACATTGGAGGATGTGTTAGAGGAATATCAGATTAAATTGGATTCTAGAGATAAGTCAAGAATCTGTCAAGAATCTGTAAACTTAATCGAGGGCAATCTCAGACATGGTTTTCATTTTGTAGATGAAAAGGTTTTATTGATAACTGAACATGAGATTTTTCAAAAGAAATTGAAACGTCGTTTTCGAAGACAGCATGTTTCAAACGCAGAGAGATTAAAAGATTACAATGAACTTGAAAAAGGAGATTACGTTGTTCACCATATTCATGGGATTGGTCAATATCTAGGAATTGAAACAATTGAAATCAAGGGGATTCACCGCGATTATGTTAGCGTCCAATACCAAAATGGTGATCAAATTTCTATCCCCGTAGAACAGATTCATCTACTGTCTAAATATATTTCAAGTGATGGGAAAGCTCCTAAACTCAATAAATTGAATGACGGTCATTTTAAAAAGGCCAAGCAAAAAGTTAAGAACCAGGTAGAGGATATAGCTGACGATTTAATTAAACTCTACTCTGAACGCAGCCAGTTGAAGGGTTTTGCTTTTTCAGCTGATGATGAAGATCAACATGCTTTTGATGATGCCTTTCCTTATGTTGAAACGGATGATCAACTTCGTAGTGTTGAGGAAATCAAGAGAGATATGCAGACTTCTCAGCCAATGGATCGACTTTTAGTTGGGGATGTTGGTTTTGGAAAGACTGAAGTTGCTATGCGTGCAGCCTTTAAGGCAGTCAATGATCACAAACAGGTTGTCGTCTTAGTTCCGACGACGGTTTTAGCGCAACAGCACTATACAAATTTTAAGGAGCGATTCCAAAATTTTGCAGTTAATATTGATGTGTTGAGTCGCTTTAGAAGTAAAAAAGAGCAGACTGAAACACTTGAAAAATTGAAAAACGGTCAAGTTGATATTTTGATTGGAACACATCGTGTTTTGTCAAAAGATGTTGTGTTTGCTGATTTGGGCTTGATGATTATTGATGAGGAACAGCGATTTGGTGTCAAGCATAAGGAAACCTTGAAAGAACTGAAAAAACAAGTAGATGTCCTGACCTTGACAGCAACGCCAATTCCTCGTACCCTTCACATGTCTATGCTGGGAATCAGAGATTTGTCTGTTATTGAAACTCCGCCGACTAATCGTTATCCAGTGCAAACCTATGTTTTGGAAAAGAAAGATAGTGTCATTCGTGATGCTGTTTTGCGTGAAATGGAGCGTGGAGGTCAAGTTTACTATCTTTACAATAAAGTTGACACGATTGACCAGAAGGTTTCAGAATTACAGGAGTTGATTCCAGAGGCTTCGATTGGGTATGTTCATGGTCGAATGAGTGAAATCCAGTTGGAAAATACTCTACTAGACTTTATTGAGGGACAATACGATATCTTGGTGACGACTACCATTATTGAGACAGGGGTGGACATTCCAAATGCTAATACTTTATTTATTGAAAATGCGGACCATATGGGTTTGTCAACCTTGTATCAGTTAAGAGGAAGAGTCGGTCGTAGTAATCGTATTGCTTATGCCTATCTCATGTATCGTCCAGAAAAATCGATTAGTGAAGTCTCTGAAAAGAGATTAGAAGCGATTAAAGGATTTACAGAATTGGGATCCGGATTTAAGATTGCTATGCGAGATCTTTCGATTCGTGGAGCAGGGAATCTCCTAGGAAAATCCCAGTCTGGTTTCATTGATTCTGTTGGTTTTGAATTGTATTCGCAGTTATTAGAGGAAGCTATTGCTAAACGAAACGGTAATGCTAACACTAACACAAGAACCAAAGGGAATGCTGAGTTGATTTTGCAAATTGATGCCTATCTTCCTGATACTTATATTTCTGATCAACGACATAAGATTGAAATTTACAAGAAAATTCGTCAAATTGACAACCGTGTCAATTATGAAGAGTTACAAGAGGAGTTGATAGACCGTTTTGGAGAATACCCAGATGTAGTAGCCTATCTTTTAGAGATTGGTTTAGTCAAGTCATATTTGGACAAGGTTTTTGTTCAACGTGTGGAAAGAAAAGATAATAAAATTACAGTTCAATTTGAAAAAGTCACTCAACGACTATTTTTAGCTCAAGATTATTTTAAAGCTTTATCCGCAACGAACTTTAAAGCGGGCATCGCTGAGAATAAGGGATTAATGGAGCTTGTATTTGATGTCCAAAATAAGAAAGATTATGAAATTTTAGAGAGTCTGCTGATTTTTGGAGAAAGTTTATTAGAGATAAAAGAGTCTAAGAAAGAAAATTCCATTTGA
- the pth gene encoding aminoacyl-tRNA hydrolase has protein sequence MTKLLVGLGNPGEKYFETKHNVGFMLIDQLAKKQNVTFTHDKIFQADLASFFLNGEKIYLVKPTTFMNESGKAVHALLTYYGLDIEDLLIIYDDLDMEVGKIRLRAKGSAGGHNGIKSIIQHMGTQTFNRVKIGIGRPKNGMSVVNHVLSKFDRDDYIGILQSIDKVDDSVNYYLQEKNFEKTMQRYNG, from the coding sequence ATGACTAAATTACTTGTAGGCTTGGGAAATCCAGGGGAAAAATATTTTGAAACAAAACACAATGTTGGATTTATGTTGATTGACCAACTAGCGAAGAAACAGAATGTCACTTTTACACACGATAAGATATTTCAAGCTGACCTAGCATCCTTTTTCCTAAATGGAGAAAAAATTTATCTTGTCAAACCAACGACCTTTATGAATGAAAGTGGAAAAGCGGTTCATGCTTTATTGACTTATTATGGTTTGGATATTGAAGATTTACTCATCATTTACGATGATCTTGACATGGAAGTTGGAAAGATTCGTTTAAGAGCAAAGGGATCCGCAGGTGGTCATAATGGTATCAAGTCTATTATTCAACATATGGGGACTCAGACCTTTAATCGTGTTAAGATTGGAATCGGAAGACCTAAAAATGGCATGTCGGTTGTTAACCATGTTTTGAGTAAGTTTGACAGGGATGATTATATCGGTATTTTACAGTCTATTGACAAGGTTGACGATTCTGTAAACTACTATTTACAAGAGAAAAACTTTGAAAAAACGATGCAGAGGTATAACGGATAA